The following proteins are co-located in the Triticum aestivum cultivar Chinese Spring chromosome 1A, IWGSC CS RefSeq v2.1, whole genome shotgun sequence genome:
- the LOC123191696 gene encoding uncharacterized protein, protein MSKRKKEERDHQRKRPLSVTDTDLMGKGKGRDALPAISYTDQQIPFWNLRTNHQPLQLKEPCMCRCRICKVLRGNSNHQPLQLKEPSAVHSAVTVKQITKQRQENELARTARMKRKLVLKEQFNTNTGSKIWNFEEAAIRKQQTLGWRLQKLCTCQRCHTFGAKSNYQPAQVMESSAVNSAIMADQMMKLRRQDDLTRTARMKRKARIKLNKSRKRARINNGEIDRVDNSNASKIWNFGGPTCICQHCHALMWHGEKLQSSSSTQPSFGQCCKQGKIILPPFKEPPPYLTSLLTRGGGEISANYRKNIRSYNSMFAFTSMGGTLDKEINKGRGPYVFRLNGQNRHQIGTLLPEEGNKPRFQQLYIYDTKNEIQNRIEASRSGKRDASLDEKIVSGLLTMLDKNNTLAQSFRMARDRFKENDYNNLTLRLLGDRDQDGRQHNMPSTSEVAALIVKDPTQRYGRDIVLEYKDKKPKRISEIHPKFMAMQYPLLFPYGEDGYRLGIKYNKRKGLSNKKYISMLEYYAYHLQQRPGQSMLMLTCGNLSMQFVVDVFTCIEHNRLHWIRENQGILRTELYDGLQDAFRKGDTRTEQVGRRIVLPASFTGSPRNKEQNYQDMMAICRWAGQPQLFITFTCNPNWPEIRLMLNEAGNQKPAERPDIIVRVFMLKLKELMSDISRKQHFGKTKATVYAIEFQKRGLPHAHILIFLENGQKSLKPSQIDEIICAEIPDNDKDPETFKAVKNFMMHGPCGEANPKSPCMEKYMCTKRFPKIFSEETIIDEDHFPRYRRRDNGRQIDKGGVKMNNGFVVPYNKDLLVKFQAHINVEWCNKCMSIKYLFKDIHKGDDQATALVQEKVPSKTDDEIKMYLRCRYITATEACWRIFRFPLQYQEPSVERLTFHQENKQLVIFPDSRNLDEIIRHPRSGVTMFTEWMETNKKHEDARELTYSEFPTKWTWNHTEKKWTRRRGGKKIGRIYNAHPASGERYYLRVLLNTAKGCMTFEDIRTVNGIVHSSYKSACRALGFLNNDNEWIECIKEASNWASGVQLRQLFATILCHCEVTDPRMLWESNWEVLSKDIQHTPSWILDFPAPFSPSHKRECSLMEIEKQMGQAGKSLKEYPGMELPNMPGLHETEKRLINEEMNYDKDKLKGEHVQILKNLNFDQKKAFDAIIESADQSLGRIIFVDGHGGTGKTYLWKAITTRLRSEGKIVLAVASSGVAALLLQGGRTAHSTFNIPINLTDQSTCYIKQGSDVADLLMRTSLILWDEAPMANKQCFEALDKSLRDVLRFTNENSCAKPFGGMTVVLGGDFRQILPVVPKGGREHIIDASIKCSYLWQYFEVFNLTKNMRLKSLSSDQAEQQKTAEFAEWILQIGNGDTCLLDKKDYLGIPSDLLLENRDDPKTEIIQSTYPDLQDNLCKHEFLEERAILCPLNETVNEINEYIMSQIQGDKVTYLSHDSVSTSMNYSHEMELLYTTEFLNKLKHPGCPKHLLELKVGLPVMLLRNINQSAGLCNGTRMIITKLGERVIEAQIITGAHVGAKVCIPQIIMLPFEPKWPFVLKRKQYPLSVCFAMTIHKSQGQSLNKVGLYLPRQVFAHGQLYVAVSRVTNRHGLKILITDDEEHASKGKAKNIVYKEIF, encoded by the exons ATGAGCAAGAGAAAAAAGGAAGAGCGAGACCATCAGCGCAAGAGGCCACTAAGTGTAACAGATACAGACCTGATGGGAAAAGGCAAAGGAAGAGATGCCCTACCTGCCATCAGCTATACAGATCAACAAATACCTTTTTGGAACTTGCGTACAAATCATCAACCATTGCAACTCAAGGAACCATGCATGTGCAGGTGCCGAATTTGCAAGGTGTTACGAGGAAATTCAAATCATCAACCATTGCAACTCAAGGAACCATCAGCTGTACACAGTGCAGTAACTGTGAAGCAAATTACCAAACAAAGACAAGAAAATGAATTAGCAAGAACAGCAAGGATGAAGAGGAAACTTGTGTTGAAGGAGCAATTCAACACAAATACTGGTAGTAAGATATGGAATTTTGAGGAGGCAGCTATAAGAAAACAACAAACACTGGGCTGGAGATTGCAAAAATTATGCACTTGCCAACGTTGCCACACGTTCGGGGCAAAATCAAATTATCAACCAGCACAAGTCATGGAATCATCAGCTGTAAACAGTGCAATAATGGCTGACCAGATGATGAAACTAAGACGCCAGGACGACTTAACAAGAACGGCACGAATGAAGAGGAAAGCACGAATTAAACTTAATAAGAGCAGAAAACGTGCCAGAATCAATAATGGTGAAATAGACAGGGTTGACAATTCTAATGCCAGTAAGATATGGAACTTTGGGGGGCCAACATGCATCTGCCAGCACTGCCATGCACTTATGTGGCATGGAGAAAAACTACAATCTTCCAGTAGCACACAACCATCCTTTGGACAATGCTGCAAACAAGGGAAGATTATCTTGCCGCCATTTAAAGAACCACCGCCTTACCTTACAAGTTTATTGacaaggggtggaggggaaatatCAGCAAACTACCGAAAAAACATTAGGTCTTACAATTCCATGTTTGCGTTCACATCAATGGGGGGGACTTTGGATAAGGAAATAAACAAAGGGCGTGGACCTTATGTTTTCCGACTGAATGGTCAGAACCGCCACCAGATAGGAACCCTGCTACCTGAAGAAGGAAATAAGCCTCGTTTTCAACAGTTGTATATCTATGACACAAAGAATGAGATCCAGAACAGGATAGAAGCATCAAGGTCTGGTAAACGTGATGCCTCACTAGATGAAAAAATTGTCAGTGGCCTACTAACCATGCTCGACAAGAATAACACATTGGCACAATCGTTCCGGATGGCAAGAGATAGATTTAAAGAAAATGACTACAATAACTTGACTCTAAGGTTACTCGGTGATAGGGATCAAGATGGGAGACAACACAACATGCCATCAACATCAGAAGTTGCCGCGTTGATAGTCAAAGATCCAACCCAAAGATATGGACGTGACATTGTTCTTGAGTACAAAGATAAGAAACCTAAAAGGATATCAGAAATCCATCCAAAATTCATGGCCATGCAATACCCGTTGCTCTTCCCATATGGAGAAGATGGTTATAGACTTGGAATAAAATACAACAAAAGGAAAGGTTTAAGTAACAAGAAATACATCAGCATGCTGGAATACTATGCATATCACCTCCAACAGCGCCCAGGCCAGTCGATGTTAATGCTAACGTGTGGAAATCTGTCAATGCAGTTTGTGGTTGATGTCTTCACATGCATCGAACATAATAGGCTCCACTGGATCAGAGAAAATCAAGGAATTTTACGAACGGAACTTTATGACGGACTACAGGATGCATTCAGAAAAGGAGACACGCGGACAGAACAAGTAGGCAGGAGAATAGTACTCCCAGCAAGTTTTACAGGAAGTCCTCGAAACAAAGAGCAAAACTACCAAGATATGATGGCAATATGCCGTTGGGCTGGACAACCCCAATTGTTCATAACATTCACATGCAACCCTAATTGGCCAGAGATTCGGTTGATGCTAAATGAAGCTGGGAACCAGAAGCCAGCAGAACGCCCTGATATTATAGTTCGAGTGTTCATGCTAAAACTGAAAGAGCTAATGTCTGATATTAGCAGAAAACAGCATTTTGGAAAGACTAAAGCAA CCGTCTACGCAATAGAATTTCAAAAGAGAGGACTCCCACATGCCCATATTCTAATTTTCCTTGAAAACGGACAAAAAAGTCTCAAGCCCTCACAAATTGATGAAATAATATGCGCTGAGATCCCGGACAATGACAAGGATCCAGAAACATTCAAAGCTGTCAAGAATTTTATGATGCACGGACCGTGTGGAGAGGCAAATCCAAAGTCCCCGTGCATGGAGAAATATATGTGCACCAAGCGCTTTCCAAAAATATTTTCTGAAGAGACGATCATAGATGAAGACCATTTCCCACGATACAGGAGACGAGACAATGGGCGACAAATAGATAAGGGAGGAGTCAAAATGAACAATGGTTTTGTTGTACCATACAACAAAGATCTGCTGGTGAAATTCCAAGCGCACATAAATGTGGAGTGGTGTAATAAATGCATGTCAATCAAGTACCTCTTTAAGGACATACACAAAGGAGATGACCAAGCAACAGCACTGGTTCAAGAAAAAGTACCATCAAAGACTGATGATGAGATTAAAATGTACCTAAGATGTAGATACATAACAGCGACTGAAGCATGCTGGCGAATATTCAGATTCCCTCTGCAGTACCAAGAACCATCTGTTGAGAGGCTAACGTTTCACCAGGAGAACAAGCAACTAGTAATTTTTCCTGACTCCAGAAACCTAGATGAAATCATTAGACACCCAAGATCAGGTGTCACTATGTTTACCGAGTGGATGGAGACGAACAAAAAGCATGAAGATGCCAGAGAATTAACATATTCAGAGTTTCCTACAAAATGGACATGGAATCACACAGAAAAGAAGTGGACACGGAGAAGAGGAGGAAAGAAAATTGGCAGGATCTACAATGCACATCCTGCAAGTGGAGAAAGGTACTATCTTAGAGTTCTCCTCAACACTGCGAAGGGTTGCATGACATTTGAAGACATCAGGACAGTCAACGGAATTGTGCATTCGTCATACAAATCAGCATGTCGTGCGCTAGGATTTCTGAACAATGACAATGAGTGGATTGAATGCATCAAGGAAGCATCCAACTGGGCATCTGGGGTGCAACTACGACAATTGTTTGCAACTATACTGTGCCACTGTGAGGTTACTGACCCAAGGATGTTATGGGAATCCAACTGGGAGGTTCTCTCTAAAGACATACAGCATACACCAAGCTGGATCTTGGACTTTCCAGCCCCCTTCAGTCCTTCACACAAAAGGGAATGCAGTTTAATGGAAATTGAGAAGCAAATGGGACAAGCTGGAAAATCACTAAAGGAATACCCTGGCATGGAGCTACCAAATATGCCCGGGTTACATGAAACTGAGAAAAGGCTTATAAATGAAGAGATGAACTATGACAAAGACAAACTGAAGGGTGAGCACGTGCAAATACTAAAGAATCTAAATTTTGATCAGAAGAAGGCCTTTGATGCAATAATAGAATCAGCTGATCAATCATTAGGGAGAATAATATTTGTGGATGGCCATGGTGGGACAGGTAAGACATACCTTTGGAAAGCTATCACAACAAGGCTAAGATCAGAGGGGAAAATCGTACTTGCAGTTGCATCTTCTGGCGTCGCAGCACTTCTGCTTCAAGGAGGTAGAACAGCACACTCAACGTTCAATATTCCAATCAATCTGACAGATCAATCTACATGCTACATCAAACAAGGTTCAGATGTGGCGGATTTATTAATGAGGACGTCACTAATACTGTGGGACGAAGCTCCAATGGCAAACAAACAATGCTTTGAGGCACTTGACAAGAGCCTAAGGGACGTGCTGAGGTTCACAAATGAGAATAGTTGTGCCAAGCCCTTTGGCGGCATGACTGTTGTTCTTGGAGGGGACTTCCGACAAATCCTCCCTGTTGTGCCAAAAGGAGGACGGGAGCACATTATAGATGCATCAATCAAATGTTCATACCTCTGGCAATATTTCGAGGTATTTAATCTGACAAAAAATATGCGGCTCAAATCTCTATCCAGTGATCAAGCAGAGCAGCAGAAGACTGCGGAATTTGCAGAGTGGATACTACAGATTGGCAATGGAGACACATGTTTACTAGATAAAAAGGACTATCTAGGTATCCCCAGTGACCTGCTGCTAGAAAATAGAGATGATCCAAAAACAGAAATCATCCAAAGTACCTATCCTGACCTGCAAGACAATCTCTGCAAACACGAGTTCCTGGAAGAAAGGGCGATACTGTGTCCATTGAACGAGACAGTCAATGAAATCAATGAGTATATTATGAGTCAAATCCAAGGTGACAAGGTGACGTACCTGAGCCATGACAGTGTGAGCACATCGATGAATTACAGCCATGAAATGGAATTGTTGTATACTACAGAGTTTCTAAACAAGTTAAAGCATCCGGGATGTCCAAAACACCTACTTGAGCTCAAAGTTGGTCTGCCAGTGATGCTTCTCCGCAACATCAATCAAAGTGCAGGGCTGTGCAACGGTACTAGAATGATAATCACAAAACTTGGAGAAAGAGTCATCGAAGCGCAGATCATAACTGGAGCACACGTCGGTGCTAAGGTGTGCATCCCTCAGATCATCATGTTGCCATTCGAGCCTAAATGGCCATTTGTTCTAAAAAGAAAGCAATATCCTCTCTCTGTGTGCTTCGCGATGACAATCCACAAGAGCCAGGGACAATCTTTGAACAAGGTCGGCCTCTACTTGCCCAGGCAAGTTTTTGCTCATGGGCAACTCTATGTGGCAGTCTCCAGAGTAACAAACAGGCATGGCCTGAAGATCCTGATCACTGACGACGAAGAGCACGCAAGCAAAGGAAAGGCGAAAAACATAGTGTACAAGGAGATCTTCTAA